The proteins below are encoded in one region of Mariprofundus sp. NF:
- the obgE gene encoding GTPase ObgE, which produces MRFIDEVRVEVRGGNGGKGCSSFRREKYIPRGGPDGGDGGRGGHVIFVAAARKNTLQELYLRKRLIARNGQSGMGSDCHGKYGTDVVIEVPIGTIVKDEDGHILADMSHDGEEFFVARGGAGGMGNARFATSTNRAPRYCQPGMEGEQGIRYLELKLMADVGLVGLPNAGKSTLLARISNARPKIADYPFTTIKPMLGQVFMDDGDGFVVADIPGLIEGAHEGKGLGHRFLRHIERTAVLLHMVDAACEDGKPVREQIEEINGELEGYGDALLNKPKLLVFNKCDALLDEERAAIEEEIATMGLETYFISAVSGEGVQLLLHRIYEQVLNLRARLAKEAADKEADRIEAIEELNDSFEE; this is translated from the coding sequence ATGCGATTTATTGATGAAGTAAGGGTTGAAGTACGTGGTGGCAATGGCGGCAAAGGCTGCAGTTCATTCCGACGCGAAAAGTATATTCCCAGAGGTGGTCCCGATGGTGGTGATGGTGGTCGTGGTGGCCATGTCATCTTTGTCGCGGCAGCCAGAAAGAACACCCTGCAGGAGCTCTATCTTCGCAAACGGCTGATTGCCAGGAATGGCCAGTCAGGCATGGGTTCAGACTGCCATGGTAAATATGGCACGGATGTTGTCATTGAAGTGCCCATCGGCACGATTGTTAAGGATGAGGATGGTCATATCCTGGCTGATATGTCACACGATGGTGAGGAGTTTTTCGTCGCCCGTGGTGGCGCTGGCGGCATGGGTAATGCCCGCTTTGCAACCAGCACCAACCGTGCGCCGCGCTACTGCCAGCCCGGCATGGAGGGTGAACAGGGTATCCGTTATCTGGAGCTGAAGCTGATGGCTGATGTCGGTCTCGTTGGTCTGCCCAATGCAGGTAAATCCACACTGCTGGCTCGTATCTCCAATGCACGACCGAAGATTGCCGATTATCCGTTTACCACGATTAAACCGATGCTGGGGCAGGTATTTATGGATGATGGTGACGGTTTTGTCGTTGCTGATATTCCCGGCCTGATTGAAGGCGCCCATGAGGGCAAAGGTCTGGGGCATCGCTTCCTGCGCCATATTGAACGCACCGCAGTGCTTCTGCATATGGTGGATGCAGCGTGTGAGGATGGCAAGCCGGTTCGCGAACAGATTGAAGAGATCAATGGTGAGTTGGAAGGTTATGGTGACGCCCTGCTCAACAAGCCGAAGTTGTTGGTGTTTAATAAATGTGATGCGCTGCTAGATGAAGAGCGTGCAGCCATCGAAGAAGAGATTGCCACGATGGGCCTTGAGACCTATTTTATCTCGGCGGTAAGTGGCGAAGGGGTGCAGCTGCTTCTGCATCGTATTTATGAGCAGGTATTGAATCTGCGTGCCAGACTGGCCAAAGAGGCTGCTGACAAGGAAGCCGATAGAATAGAGGCGATTGAGGAGCTAAATGATTCGTTCGAGGAGTGA
- the rpmA gene encoding 50S ribosomal protein L27, with protein sequence MAHKKAGGSSRNGRDSNSKRLGVKKYGGEAVIAGNILVRQRGTKIRPGDNVGCGRDYTLFALTDGNVEYYKSAGRTTVRVTA encoded by the coding sequence ATGGCACATAAGAAAGCAGGTGGTTCCAGTCGTAACGGACGCGATTCCAATTCCAAACGCCTCGGCGTCAAAAAGTATGGCGGCGAAGCTGTAATTGCCGGCAACATCCTTGTGCGTCAGCGCGGCACTAAAATCCGCCCGGGCGATAACGTAGGCTGTGGTCGCGACTACACCCTGTTCGCTCTGACCGACGGTAATGTTGAATACTACAAGAGCGCTGGTCGTACGACTGTACGTGTAACTGCCTGA
- the feoB gene encoding ferrous iron transport protein B: MNNHDSDNSQPITLHSHVYRGANRLRVALVGQHNSGKSTIFHAVASTSYQTGKLTGTHKPYAECPVQIGVDEVHLVDLPDLHCLRNLAGDDLEALKYLLWGDARPLVSRHENSEPPAPFSRPDVLVYVIDASALQQSLELALELPELGLPVVVALNMMDEAHRKGVEIDVEALSEKLGVPVIPTVALKGHGLTELFNTVLACARKRSCPLPQSPNPHIMEWAAKMQQRLDIPEIQTAFAMPKNQLTMHLLEADSYFMHELASHFPDALTEVEALQHEAEQALPRSLAEEVEADRHHRAVRLFESVAKFVHKPKVSWEERLDMLFLHPKWGLVGSLGVFAAVLFMVFEVSTTLDAMTAARLADMVSGWQPDNVSGVVGRAVVDGLIGLVGIVVPYMLPLVLMLVALEESGIMHRIAFVVDRFFHAIGLHGKVAVPFLLGLGCNVPAISATKGLSSGRDRVVSSLLITFVPCSARSAIVLALGAKYLGVLGVFLLFALSLLVIAILGRLLSHRYPEISPGLIQEIPAYGWPKMQPLLHSTWNRTSDILTIVTPLLVGGSVILALLQFYGADQIINTALAPITVWALGLPVALGVPILFGVLRKELSLVMIYQALGTFEVGLVMDWIEITTFLVFLLFYIPCISTFAVMLKVIGRKEAFFSIALSIGVALITALIVRFSLTGIETLI, from the coding sequence TTGAATAATCACGATTCCGATAACAGTCAGCCCATCACGCTCCATAGCCATGTATACCGTGGAGCCAACCGGCTGCGCGTTGCACTGGTCGGCCAGCACAACAGCGGCAAGAGCACCATCTTCCATGCCGTGGCCAGCACCAGCTATCAGACCGGCAAACTGACCGGCACCCATAAACCCTATGCCGAATGTCCGGTGCAGATCGGTGTGGATGAGGTTCACCTGGTTGATCTGCCCGATCTTCACTGCCTGCGCAATCTGGCCGGTGATGATCTTGAGGCGCTGAAATACCTGCTCTGGGGTGATGCGCGGCCACTGGTTTCGCGCCATGAAAATTCCGAACCACCCGCCCCGTTCTCCAGACCTGATGTGCTTGTCTATGTGATTGATGCCAGCGCCCTGCAGCAGAGCCTTGAGCTCGCTCTTGAACTGCCTGAGCTGGGTCTGCCGGTTGTCGTAGCACTGAATATGATGGATGAAGCGCACCGTAAAGGTGTCGAGATCGATGTTGAGGCACTCTCAGAGAAGCTCGGCGTGCCTGTCATCCCTACCGTTGCCCTTAAAGGTCACGGCCTGACCGAACTGTTTAACACGGTATTAGCCTGTGCCCGCAAACGCAGCTGTCCGCTACCGCAATCGCCCAATCCGCATATCATGGAGTGGGCGGCAAAGATGCAGCAACGGCTGGACATTCCTGAAATACAAACTGCATTTGCCATGCCGAAAAACCAGCTGACCATGCACCTGCTGGAGGCGGACAGTTATTTCATGCATGAGCTGGCAAGCCATTTCCCGGATGCACTTACGGAGGTCGAAGCACTTCAACACGAAGCTGAGCAGGCACTGCCCCGCTCTCTGGCTGAAGAGGTCGAGGCCGACCGCCATCATCGTGCAGTCCGGCTGTTTGAGAGTGTCGCCAAATTTGTACATAAACCGAAAGTCAGTTGGGAGGAGCGTCTGGATATGCTCTTCCTGCATCCGAAATGGGGACTGGTCGGTTCACTCGGTGTCTTTGCCGCTGTGCTGTTTATGGTCTTTGAGGTCAGTACCACACTCGATGCCATGACGGCAGCCCGACTCGCCGATATGGTCTCGGGCTGGCAACCGGATAACGTTTCCGGCGTAGTAGGCCGCGCCGTGGTGGATGGCCTGATCGGTCTGGTCGGCATTGTCGTTCCCTATATGCTACCGCTGGTACTGATGCTGGTAGCACTGGAAGAGAGCGGCATCATGCATCGCATCGCTTTTGTCGTGGACCGCTTTTTCCACGCCATCGGCCTGCACGGCAAAGTAGCCGTACCGTTCCTGCTGGGGCTGGGCTGCAATGTTCCAGCCATTTCAGCCACCAAGGGACTGTCCAGTGGCCGTGACCGCGTTGTTTCATCACTGCTGATCACCTTTGTCCCCTGCTCTGCCCGCTCAGCCATTGTGCTGGCACTCGGCGCCAAATATCTCGGTGTGTTGGGTGTCTTCCTGCTCTTTGCCCTGAGTCTGCTGGTAATCGCCATTCTCGGTCGCCTGCTATCACACCGATATCCGGAGATCAGCCCCGGCCTGATTCAGGAGATTCCCGCTTACGGCTGGCCGAAGATGCAGCCGCTGCTGCACTCCACCTGGAACCGTACCAGCGATATTCTCACCATCGTCACCCCGCTACTGGTGGGTGGCAGCGTCATTCTTGCCCTGCTGCAGTTCTATGGTGCCGATCAGATCATCAATACAGCTCTCGCCCCGATCACCGTCTGGGCGCTTGGACTGCCTGTGGCGCTCGGTGTACCGATCCTGTTTGGTGTGCTGCGTAAAGAGCTATCGCTGGTGATGATCTATCAGGCGCTCGGCACCTTTGAAGTGGGGCTGGTGATGGACTGGATTGAGATCACCACCTTCCTTGTCTTCCTGCTCTTCTATATCCCCTGCATCTCCACCTTTGCCGTGATGCTGAAGGTGATTGGCCGCAAAGAGGCATTCTTCTCCATCGCCCTCTCCATCGGCGTCGCCCTGATCACCGCTCTGATCGTCCGCTTCTCCCTCACCGGCATCGAAACGCTTATCTAA
- the nhaD gene encoding sodium:proton antiporter NhaD: MTRISLLISTFAALLLPSLAFASADAASPIDMTTTWFGISALVIFVFAYALVIGEEMLHLRKSKPVMVAAGVIWILVALAFNSVGDTHSAHTLVQHNILEYAELLLFLLAAMTYVNTMEERDVFAALRAFLVSKGLSLKSIFWLTGLLAFFISPIADNLTTALVMAAVVMAVARDNVKFVSIGCINIVVAANAGGAFSPFGDITTLMVWQSGLVHFQEFFALFFPSLVNWLVPAAIMVMFIPNEVPEAVTEQVQVKQGGFVIIAMFLCTIALAVSFHSVLHLPSMLGMMTGLGLLKLYGYWLKKSEFNFEESFQGNTQLDGSPQGAPFDIFHQLQRSEWDTLMFFYGVILCVGGLGALGYLNLTSHLMYDQLGASWANILVGFLSAIVDNIPVMFAVLSMMPEMSVNQWLLVTLTAGVGGSLLSIGSAAGVALMGQARGAYTFFGHLKWTWAIFLGYAASIAVHYWISGMAF, from the coding sequence ATGACACGAATCTCATTATTAATATCAACGTTTGCGGCCCTGTTGCTGCCATCTCTAGCTTTTGCATCAGCTGATGCAGCCAGCCCGATTGATATGACCACCACCTGGTTTGGCATCTCTGCCCTGGTCATCTTTGTCTTTGCTTATGCGCTGGTCATTGGCGAAGAGATGCTGCATCTGCGCAAATCCAAGCCGGTGATGGTTGCTGCCGGTGTGATCTGGATTCTGGTTGCGCTGGCCTTTAATTCAGTCGGCGATACACACTCTGCGCATACTTTGGTACAGCACAACATCCTTGAGTATGCCGAGCTGCTGCTCTTCCTTCTTGCTGCCATGACCTATGTGAACACCATGGAAGAGCGGGATGTGTTTGCTGCACTCAGGGCTTTCCTGGTTTCAAAAGGATTGTCGCTGAAGAGCATCTTCTGGCTGACAGGCCTGCTGGCCTTCTTTATCTCTCCTATTGCGGATAATCTGACCACCGCACTGGTGATGGCTGCTGTGGTGATGGCTGTAGCCCGGGATAATGTAAAGTTTGTCTCCATTGGCTGTATCAATATTGTCGTGGCGGCCAATGCCGGCGGTGCATTCAGCCCTTTTGGTGATATCACAACGCTGATGGTGTGGCAGAGCGGACTGGTTCACTTTCAGGAGTTCTTTGCGCTGTTTTTCCCATCGCTGGTGAACTGGCTTGTGCCAGCGGCTATTATGGTGATGTTTATACCTAATGAAGTGCCCGAAGCTGTGACGGAGCAGGTTCAGGTCAAGCAGGGTGGTTTTGTCATTATCGCCATGTTCCTCTGCACGATTGCACTGGCCGTCTCTTTCCACAGCGTGCTTCACCTGCCATCGATGCTCGGCATGATGACAGGCTTGGGGTTGCTCAAGCTTTACGGTTACTGGCTGAAAAAATCTGAATTTAACTTTGAAGAGTCGTTCCAGGGTAATACTCAGCTTGATGGTTCTCCACAGGGAGCCCCATTCGATATCTTCCACCAACTGCAGCGTTCGGAGTGGGATACGCTGATGTTCTTCTATGGTGTCATTCTCTGTGTGGGTGGATTGGGGGCGCTGGGGTATCTGAATCTTACCTCTCATCTGATGTATGATCAGCTCGGCGCAAGCTGGGCGAATATTCTGGTCGGTTTCCTCTCCGCTATTGTTGATAATATTCCGGTGATGTTTGCCGTGTTGAGCATGATGCCGGAGATGAGTGTGAATCAGTGGCTGCTGGTGACGCTGACTGCGGGCGTGGGTGGTTCCCTGCTCTCTATCGGTTCTGCGGCAGGTGTTGCCCTGATGGGTCAGGCGCGAGGAGCTTACACCTTCTTTGGTCACCTGAAGTGGACATGGGCCATTTTCCTCGGTTATGCCGCATCCATCGCTGTCCACTACTGGATATCCGGGATGGCGTTTTAA
- the rpmE gene encoding 50S ribosomal protein L31 yields the protein MKADIHPEYLAAKVTCSCGNTFETRSTKGDIHVEVCSSCHPFYTGKQKIMDTEGRVERFYKKYGKPAASA from the coding sequence GTGAAAGCAGACATTCATCCAGAATATCTCGCAGCCAAGGTAACTTGTTCTTGCGGAAACACATTTGAGACGCGCTCTACTAAAGGCGACATCCACGTGGAAGTTTGTTCTTCCTGCCACCCGTTCTATACAGGTAAGCAGAAGATCATGGACACGGAAGGTCGTGTTGAGCGCTTCTATAAGAAATACGGCAAGCCTGCGGCATCTGCGTAA
- the rplU gene encoding 50S ribosomal protein L21: MYAVIKTGGKQYRVQEGDVLRVEKLDVETGKKVKFDDVLMVGEGDSIKAGEDAAKASVTGVVTEAGRGQKIVVFKKRRRKNYRLTQGHRQSFTSVRIEKIKE; this comes from the coding sequence ATGTACGCTGTAATCAAAACTGGTGGCAAACAGTACCGAGTTCAGGAAGGTGATGTCCTGCGCGTTGAGAAGCTGGATGTTGAGACCGGTAAAAAAGTAAAGTTTGATGACGTTCTGATGGTTGGCGAAGGCGATTCCATCAAAGCTGGCGAAGATGCTGCAAAAGCATCAGTCACCGGTGTTGTCACTGAAGCGGGCCGCGGGCAGAAGATTGTTGTCTTCAAGAAGCGTCGCCGTAAAAACTATCGTTTGACCCAGGGTCATCGCCAGAGCTTCACCTCTGTGCGTATCGAAAAGATCAAGGAGTAA
- a CDS encoding calcium/sodium antiporter: MLLAIGALITGIALLVWGADRFVDGAASVAKNLRVPPMIIGLTIVSLGTSLPEMIVAAMAALDGNRDLGIGNVLGSNIANIALVLGVTALIIPLAVQSMTLRREMPVLMLVTFLAFALLADGVLSQIDGIILIIGLVLMMGWLTRIGMKDRHDPMIEEFTDSIPEGMSMKSSILWFIVGLVVLIISSRMVVWGAVEIAHFFGVSDLIIGLTIVAIGTSLPELVASIAGALKGEADLAIGNVIGSNMFNLLAVLAMPALIHPGAFAPEALMRDFPIMLGFTIALLVVSLGFKVGGKINRFEGGLLLSGFVGYLYLLYLQA, translated from the coding sequence ATGTTACTGGCAATTGGAGCTTTAATCACAGGCATCGCACTACTGGTATGGGGTGCAGATCGTTTTGTTGATGGTGCCGCGTCAGTAGCAAAAAACCTGCGTGTACCGCCAATGATAATCGGACTGACCATTGTCAGCCTCGGCACCAGTCTGCCGGAGATGATTGTGGCAGCGATGGCCGCCCTTGATGGCAATCGCGACTTGGGCATCGGTAATGTGCTGGGCTCCAATATCGCCAATATCGCTCTGGTGCTTGGTGTCACTGCACTGATTATTCCACTGGCAGTACAGTCGATGACCCTGCGCCGTGAAATGCCGGTACTGATGCTGGTCACCTTCCTCGCCTTTGCCCTGCTTGCTGATGGTGTGCTGAGTCAGATCGATGGCATCATCCTGATCATTGGGCTGGTATTAATGATGGGCTGGCTTACCCGTATCGGCATGAAGGATCGCCATGATCCCATGATCGAGGAGTTTACCGATTCGATCCCGGAAGGGATGAGCATGAAGAGCTCTATCCTCTGGTTTATTGTCGGTCTGGTCGTGCTGATCATCAGTTCACGCATGGTGGTCTGGGGTGCAGTGGAGATCGCCCACTTCTTCGGTGTCAGCGATCTGATTATCGGGCTGACTATTGTCGCTATCGGTACCAGTCTGCCTGAGCTGGTCGCCTCCATTGCCGGTGCTCTCAAAGGTGAAGCTGATCTGGCGATCGGCAATGTCATCGGCTCAAACATGTTCAACCTGCTGGCCGTACTGGCCATGCCAGCGCTGATTCATCCAGGGGCATTTGCACCGGAAGCGCTGATGCGTGATTTCCCGATCATGCTCGGTTTCACCATTGCCCTGCTGGTTGTCTCACTCGGCTTCAAGGTTGGCGGCAAAATCAATCGTTTTGAGGGTGGCCTGCTACTCAGCGGTTTCGTCGGCTACCTCTACCTGCTCTATCTGCAGGCGTAA
- a CDS encoding cation:proton antiporter, giving the protein MHLDPMMMNITIVLLLALAIGYLTVRMGLPIVVAYILTGVALGPSMLGVIDDQHMVTRVGEIGVVMLLFFVGMEVSIPKLMERWKIAVIGTAVQVLVSVTACVALVWAFSMPVSLGILFGFVISLSSTAVVLKELQDSGEMEEPFGQNAVGVLLVQDLAIVPMMIVLSLMGDAELEMAALIKQVVGGIAVLALVIFLMRTGRFHIPAFLKGSVEKRVLLGLLLCLGAATLTSWLGLSPGLGAFLAGMLLASSDQADWVHEHLESVYIIFVMIFFLSVGMMVNVDYLQSHLLLVCGATALVFLFNSGVNVFVMRALGEDWEHALITGGLLSQIGEFSFLLATVGVFAGILSPELQELTVIVIAMTLLFSPGWMMMVKRLARRDGVLPRSE; this is encoded by the coding sequence ATGCACCTTGATCCCATGATGATGAACATCACGATCGTGCTCCTGCTGGCGCTGGCGATTGGTTATCTCACTGTACGCATGGGCCTGCCGATTGTTGTGGCCTATATTCTGACGGGTGTTGCGCTCGGGCCATCCATGCTCGGAGTGATTGATGATCAGCATATGGTCACCCGGGTCGGAGAGATCGGTGTGGTGATGCTGCTCTTCTTTGTCGGTATGGAGGTCTCAATCCCCAAGCTGATGGAGCGCTGGAAAATAGCTGTCATCGGTACGGCGGTTCAGGTGCTGGTCAGTGTGACGGCGTGCGTGGCGCTGGTCTGGGCATTCTCGATGCCGGTCAGCCTCGGTATTCTCTTCGGTTTTGTGATTTCTCTCTCCAGTACTGCCGTGGTGTTGAAAGAGCTGCAGGATTCCGGAGAGATGGAGGAGCCCTTCGGGCAAAATGCCGTGGGCGTGCTGCTGGTGCAGGATCTAGCCATTGTGCCGATGATGATCGTGCTCTCTCTGATGGGGGATGCAGAACTGGAGATGGCAGCTCTGATCAAGCAGGTGGTTGGCGGTATTGCCGTACTGGCGCTGGTCATCTTCCTTATGCGAACGGGAAGATTTCATATTCCTGCATTTCTTAAGGGCAGTGTTGAAAAGCGTGTATTACTTGGCCTGCTTCTCTGTCTGGGGGCTGCGACGCTGACCTCATGGCTCGGCCTCTCGCCCGGTTTGGGGGCATTTCTGGCAGGCATGCTGCTGGCCTCCAGCGATCAGGCCGACTGGGTGCATGAACATCTGGAGTCGGTGTATATCATCTTCGTCATGATATTCTTCCTTTCGGTCGGCATGATGGTGAATGTCGATTATCTGCAGTCGCATCTGCTGCTGGTGTGCGGTGCTACAGCACTGGTGTTCCTGTTTAACTCCGGCGTGAATGTCTTTGTGATGCGTGCGCTTGGAGAGGATTGGGAGCACGCGCTGATCACCGGCGGACTGCTGAGCCAGATCGGAGAGTTCTCATTCCTGCTTGCCACTGTCGGTGTCTTTGCCGGTATCCTGTCGCCGGAATTGCAAGAGCTGACGGTGATTGTGATTGCCATGACGCTGCTATTCAGCCCCGGCTGGATGATGATGGTGAAACGGTTGGCACGTAGAGACGGTGTTCTGCCACGGTCTGAATAG
- a CDS encoding cation:proton antiporter — protein MTYSYLNEALMILLATVTVVVLFLRVGLPPIIGYLVAGLLVGPYGFALIHDIDHIKTFAEFGVVFLLFTIGLEFSISLLIRMKGLVLGLGGAQVLVTTAVTTAIAYYAGLSFESALVLGGVVAMSSTALVTKQLVDQVELHTRHGRNSLGILLFQDMMVVPFLILVANMSGTAIELTPIAVLIIFAQGVLVLGSIFVIGRWVLRPLFHEVARFHSAEVFTLTVLLVVLCSSWLTHYIGLTFALGAFLAGVMLSETEFRHQVESEIRPFRDVLLGLFFITVGMMLDISMLPEVWDTVLLLLAGLMLFKLLLIAGLCRISGYNGAVSMRTGLILAHGGEFGFAILILAMDGGILNTPEGQIVLAVMLFSMALSPLLIRHNGQMTARLLPQQMARSRDEIKSEILDATRGLDRHVIVCGCGRVGQHTVMMLRAEKIPCMAIELDQQLVREGRAAGQPVSYGDAGSLELLHACGLARASALVVSTIDLNTTLKILARVRQGYPNLPIVVRTRKEIDLYQLYQAGATEVVADTFGSDQMFTQEMIRRYRLKSES, from the coding sequence ATGACCTATAGCTATCTCAATGAAGCGCTGATGATTCTGCTGGCTACGGTGACTGTGGTTGTTCTTTTTCTGCGTGTCGGATTGCCCCCTATTATCGGTTATCTGGTGGCAGGCCTTCTGGTTGGTCCCTACGGCTTCGCACTGATTCATGATATCGATCATATCAAAACCTTCGCCGAATTCGGTGTGGTGTTCCTGCTTTTTACCATTGGACTTGAATTTTCCATCTCACTGCTGATTCGCATGAAAGGATTGGTACTGGGATTGGGTGGAGCACAGGTGTTGGTCACCACGGCGGTGACAACGGCTATTGCCTATTATGCCGGACTGAGCTTTGAGAGTGCGCTGGTGCTCGGCGGTGTGGTGGCAATGTCCTCAACTGCACTGGTGACCAAGCAGCTGGTGGATCAGGTGGAGCTGCATACCCGCCACGGTCGTAACAGCCTCGGTATCCTGCTGTTTCAGGATATGATGGTGGTACCGTTCCTGATTCTGGTGGCCAATATGAGTGGCACGGCTATCGAGCTTACCCCTATTGCTGTGCTGATCATCTTTGCCCAGGGCGTGCTGGTGCTGGGCTCGATCTTTGTCATTGGCCGCTGGGTGCTGCGGCCGCTGTTTCATGAGGTGGCACGTTTCCACTCTGCTGAAGTATTTACCCTGACTGTGCTGCTGGTCGTGCTCTGCTCCTCATGGCTTACCCATTATATCGGTTTGACCTTTGCACTTGGTGCTTTTCTGGCGGGTGTGATGCTCAGTGAAACCGAATTCCGGCATCAGGTGGAGTCGGAGATAAGACCGTTCCGTGATGTGCTGTTGGGACTCTTCTTTATTACTGTCGGCATGATGCTGGATATCAGCATGCTTCCTGAGGTTTGGGATACGGTGCTTCTGCTGCTGGCCGGGTTGATGCTGTTCAAGCTGCTGCTGATTGCCGGGTTGTGCCGCATCTCCGGTTATAACGGCGCGGTTTCTATGCGAACGGGACTGATTCTGGCCCATGGCGGTGAATTTGGCTTTGCCATTCTGATTCTGGCGATGGATGGCGGCATCCTCAATACCCCCGAGGGGCAGATAGTGTTGGCGGTGATGCTCTTCAGCATGGCGCTCTCGCCACTGCTGATTCGCCACAACGGGCAGATGACAGCGCGCCTGTTGCCACAGCAGATGGCACGCAGTCGAGATGAGATCAAGAGTGAAATTCTCGATGCCACACGTGGGTTGGACCGGCATGTGATTGTCTGCGGCTGTGGCCGGGTCGGGCAACATACGGTGATGATGTTACGCGCAGAGAAGATCCCCTGCATGGCTATTGAGCTGGATCAGCAGTTGGTACGTGAGGGTAGAGCTGCCGGTCAGCCGGTATCCTATGGTGATGCGGGTAGCCTTGAGTTGTTACATGCCTGCGGTCTGGCAAGGGCATCGGCGCTGGTGGTCAGCACGATTGATCTGAATACAACGCTTAAGATTCTGGCGCGGGTGCGGCAGGGCTATCCGAATTTGCCGATTGTGGTGCGCACACGCAAAGAGATTGATCTCTATCAACTCTATCAGGCAGGGGCAACGGAGGTGGTGGCGGATACCTTTGGCAGTGATCAGATGTTTACGCAGGAGATGATCAGGCGATACAGGTTGAAATCTGAGAGTTAA
- a CDS encoding phosphoribosylaminoimidazolesuccinocarboxamide synthase, giving the protein MNAMMHADIKSLKLLHSGKVRDMYEIDEHHLLIVTTDRLSAFDVIMPTPIPGKGTVLNAVSDFWFKKLAHIVPNHSAEMDLEEAIPDAEERERVRSHAIIVKRLKPLPIEAIVRGYLIGSGWKEYQKQGSVCGIKLPEGLILADQLPEPIFTPSTKAAVGEHDENIDFESMCEIIGTDLATQVRDVSLQLYKEAAAFALEKGIIIADTKFEFGLDADGKLALIDEVLTPDSSRFWPISEYKPGVSPPSFDKQIVRDWLETLDWDKKAPGPVIPDTIKEKTSEKYLEALKTLTS; this is encoded by the coding sequence ATGAATGCCATGATGCATGCCGACATCAAAAGCCTGAAACTGCTGCATAGCGGTAAAGTGCGTGATATGTATGAGATTGATGAGCATCACCTGCTCATCGTCACGACTGATCGCCTCTCCGCTTTCGACGTAATTATGCCCACCCCGATTCCGGGCAAAGGCACCGTGCTTAACGCTGTATCCGACTTCTGGTTCAAAAAACTCGCTCACATTGTGCCCAACCACTCTGCAGAGATGGACCTTGAAGAGGCGATCCCTGATGCAGAAGAGCGCGAGCGTGTTCGCAGTCATGCCATTATCGTCAAACGGCTGAAACCCTTGCCGATTGAGGCGATTGTGCGCGGTTATCTGATCGGTTCGGGCTGGAAAGAGTATCAGAAGCAGGGCTCAGTCTGTGGCATCAAGCTGCCGGAAGGATTGATTCTGGCTGACCAACTGCCGGAACCGATCTTCACCCCATCCACCAAAGCAGCGGTTGGTGAACACGATGAGAACATCGATTTCGAAAGTATGTGTGAAATTATCGGAACAGACCTAGCCACTCAGGTACGTGATGTAAGCCTGCAGCTCTACAAGGAGGCTGCGGCCTTTGCACTGGAGAAGGGTATTATCATTGCCGACACCAAGTTTGAGTTCGGCCTTGATGCCGATGGCAAGCTGGCACTGATCGATGAGGTGCTTACCCCTGACTCTTCACGCTTCTGGCCAATCTCTGAATACAAACCGGGCGTGAGTCCTCCAAGTTTCGACAAACAGATCGTACGCGACTGGCTGGAGACACTGGATTGGGACAAGAAGGCACCGGGACCGGTGATTCCCGATACAATTAAAGAGAAAACGTCTGAAAAATATCTTGAGGCATTAAAGACGCTGACCAGTTGA